In Oncorhynchus gorbuscha isolate QuinsamMale2020 ecotype Even-year linkage group LG08, OgorEven_v1.0, whole genome shotgun sequence, one genomic interval encodes:
- the dnph1 gene encoding 2'-deoxynucleoside 5'-phosphate N-hydrolase 1, protein MQIYFCGSIRGGRQDVVIYQKIVQKLQQYGEVLTEHVSHCDLSEKGEDAVQDGDTFIHDRDMEWLMMSDVIIAEVTQPSLGVGYELGRALDMQKKILCLFRPSSGKSLSAMIRGAVDGSLFQVRDYKEEEVEGILEEYFNGLVKV, encoded by the exons ATGCAAATTTACTTCTGTGGCAGTATTCGTGGAGGAAGACAGGATGTGGTTATTTATCAGAAAATTGTGCAGAAACTACAGCAATATGGAGAAGTTCTGACGGAGCACGTGAGTCACTGTGATCTGTCAGAGAAAG GTGAGGATGCTGTGCAGGACGGCGATACATTTATCCATGACCGAGATATGGAATGGCTTATGATGTCTGATG TGATAATAGCTGAAGTGACACAGCCCTCTCTTGGAGTTGGGTATGAGCTGGGAAGGGCACTGGACATGCAGAAGAAAATCCTCTGTCTTTTCCGGCCCTCCTCTGGAAAAT CACTGTCTGCCATGATCAGAGGGGCGGTTGACGGGTCCCTGTTCCAGGTGCGAGACtacaaggaggaggaggtggagggcatCCTGGAAGAATACTTCAACGGACTTGTCAAAGTCTGA
- the dlk2 gene encoding protein delta homolog 2 codes for MPLRDSVTPLLWSCCVLMLIHQCKAQALNCTCNVTNSRCDENAVCRCDPGWEGQQCNICVRMPGCVHGSCHQPWQCTCEPGWAGRFCYKDVHVCTNEAPCQNGATCYVNVSGEYSCLCPEGFHGRNCEHKTGPCHKTGRSSCKNGGQCEDSGGYAPELSCRCLAGFTGPRCENNMDDCLMRPCGNGATCLDGINRFSCLCPEGFTGRFCTVNLDDCASQPCLNGGRCLDRASTFHCLCKPGFTGRTCEVTLRSPESQAPISSSHDWAGGGGGLGRVTQSRPDQDITRGDNNSGDRLLKISVKEVVTQWGSSGLSEVQLITLLVLGGMTLAVVVLTAGLVLRGHWQDHCASCRCGSTPHLHPLKHRDRQPPPQSHLVTVEQECKISFLHTPTAPELEKKKLNTEVI; via the exons ATGCCTCTGAGAGACTCAGTCACCCCGCTGCTCTGGAGTTGTTGTGTACTAATGCTCATCCACCAATGCAAGGCTCAAG CTCTAAACTGCACGTGTAATGTGACCAATAGTCGGTGTGACGAGAATGCGGTGTGCAG GTGTGACCCGGGTTGGGAGGGGCAGCAGTGCAACATCTGTGTGAGAATGCCAGGCTGTGTCCATGGATCATGTCATCAACCTTGGCAATGCACCTGCGAGCCTGGATGGGCAGGGCGCTTCTGCTACAAAG ATGTCCATGTGTGTACAAATGAGGCACCTTGTCAGAACGGTGCCACTTGTTACGTCAACGTTTCAGGGGAATACTCCTGCCTCTGCCCCGAGGGATTTCACGGGAGGAACTGCGAGCACAAGACAGGACCCTGTCATAAGACCGGCAG GTCTTCGTGTAAGAATGGCGGGCAGTGTGAGGACAGTGGCGGTTATGCTCCAGAGCTCTCCTGCCGCTGCCTGGCAGGCTTCACCGGGCCACGTTGCGAGAACAACATGGACGACTGCCTGATGCGCCCCTGTGGTAACGGTGCCACCTGCCTGGATGGCATCAACCGCTTCTCCTGCCTCTGTCCCGAGGGCTTCACGGGCCGGTTCTGCACCGTCAACCTGGATGACTGTGCCAGCCAACCTTGCCTTAATGGAGGGCGCTGTCTGGACCGTGCCAGCACCTTCCACTGCCTCTGCAAGCCTGGGTTCACTGGCAGGACCTGCGAGGTGACCTTAAGGAGCCCAGAGAGCCAAGCGCCCATAAGCAGCTCCCATGACTGGGCTGGGGGAGGTGGGGGATTGGGAAGGGTAACTCAGTCCAGGCCAGACCAGGACATCACGAGGGGGGACAATAATAGTGGAGACAGGCTGCTTAAGATCTCTGTGAAGGAGGTTGTGACCCAGTGGGGGTCGTCTGGCCTATCAGAGGTGCAGCTCATCACCCTCCTGGTGCTGGGGGGCATGACACTTGCCGTGGTGGTGCTCACGGCTGGCCTGGTGCTGAGGGGACATTGGCAGGACCACTGTGCAAGCTGCAGGTGCGGCTCCACCCCCCACCTGCACCCGCTGAAACACCGAGACCGCCAGCCACCCCCGCAGAGCCACCTAGTCACAGTGGAGCAGGAGTGTAAGATCAGCTTCCTGCACACGCCCACAGCCCCAGAACTGGAGAAGAAGAAACTGAACACTGAGGTGATTTAG